From the genome of Brachyhypopomus gauderio isolate BG-103 chromosome 20, BGAUD_0.2, whole genome shotgun sequence, one region includes:
- the LOC143484534 gene encoding uncharacterized protein LOC143484534 isoform X2, translated as MMFRLPLLGIGLRPVVLCATGVSAAAVSSFLVYRWWVRDRQRTQVEAGTHADPCHGHDGETLPMDEDIFEMPHSPIRESRHHAQQALHRAHRVYAFTFSQTFSSATKVVEVTLQHKSAYRGLESEHCWVLNNVFYNIDAELTLHYCGNAKAVAWIKRNETSITEATIYLCTQSTTSSVQNIFLQKEVSVTYKGVSIDSDGLFRLHESNHTQTLETPDPAVFSTSPDPPRGPPPRPPPGF; from the exons ATGATGTTTCGCCTGCCTTTACTCGGCATTGGTTTGCGACCAGTGGTCCTTTGTGCCACTGGAGTTTCGGCCGCTGCTGTTTCATCTTTTCTAGTTTACAGGTGGTGGGTCCGAGATCGCCAGCGGACGCAGGTCGAAGCTGGAACTCATGCCGACCCCTGCCACG GACATGATGGGGAGACTCTTCCAATGGACGAGGACATCTTTGAAATGCCCCATTCCCCCATCCGAGAG TCGAGGCATCATGCTCAGCAAGCTTTGCACAGAGCACACAGGGTGTATGCCTTCACCTTCTCACAGACGTTTTCGTCAGCTACAAAG gtggtggaggtgacgcTCCAGCACAAATCTGCCTACAGGGGGCTGGAGAGTGAGCACTGCTGGGTGCTCAACAATGTATTTTACAACATAGATgcagag CTCACCCTCCACTACTGTGGCAACGCTAAAGCCGTGGCCTGGATCAAG CGCAACGAAACCAGCATCACAGAAGCAACAATATACCTGTGCACCCAGTCCACAACGTCATCAGTGCAGAATATTTTTTTG CAAAAAGAAGTTTCTGTGACGTATAAGGGTGTCTCCATCGATTCAGATGGCCTTTTCAGGTTACATGAGTCTaatcacacccagaccctggagacaccgGACCCTGCTGTTTTCTCCACCAGTCCAGACCCACCAAGAGGACCCCCTCCACGCccacctccaggcttttaa
- the LOC143484529 gene encoding uncharacterized protein LOC143484529 — MMFRLPLLGIGLRPVVLCATGVSAAAVSSFLVYRWWVRDRQRTQVEAGTHADPCHGHDGETLPMDEDIFEMPHSPIRESRHHAQQALHRAHRVYAFTFSQTFSSATKVVEVTLQHKSAYRGLESEHCWVLNNVFYNIDAELTLHYCGNAKAVAWIKRNETSITEATIYLCTQSTTSSVQNIFLQKEVSVTYKGVSIDSDGLFRLHESNHTQTLETPDPAVFSTSPDPPRGPPPRPPPGF; from the exons ATGATGTTTCGCCTGCCTTTACTTGGCATTGGTTTGCGACCAGTGGTCCTTTGTGCCACTGGAGTTTCGGCCGCTGCTGTTTCATCTTTTCTAGTTTACAGGTGGTGGGTCCGAGATCGCCAGCGGACGCAGGTCGAAGCTGGAACTCATGCCGACCCCTGCCACG GACATGATGGGGAGACTCTTCCAATGGACGAGGACATCTTTGAAATGCCCCATTCCCCCATCCGAGAG TCGAGGCATCATGCTCAGCAAGCTTTGCACAGAGCACACAGGGTGTATGCCTTCACCTTCTCACAGACGTTTTCGTCAGCTACAAAG gtggtggaggtgacgcTCCAGCACAAATCTGCCTACAGGGGGCTGGAGAGTGAGCACTGCTGGGTGCTCAACAATGTATTTTACAACATAGATgcagag CTCACCCTCCACTACTGTGGCAACGCTAAAGCCGTGGCCTGGATCAAG CGCAACGAAACCAGCATCACAGAAGCAACAATATACCTGTGCACCCAGTCCACAACGTCATCAGTGCAGAATATTTTTTTG CAAAAAGAAGTTTCTGTGACGTATAAGGGTGTCTCCATCGATTCAGATGGCCTTTTCAGGTTACATGAGTCTaatcacacccagaccctggagacaccgGACCCTGCTGTTTTCTCCACCAGTCCAGACCCACCAAGAGGACCCCCTCCACGCccacctccaggcttttaa
- the LOC143484033 gene encoding interleukin-1 receptor type 1-like isoform X2 codes for METVVFLSVESGSCPSPNMFKVAWRGSNFNFSCAEEIPTSGQLLQVHLWKDCKSTGLEGHEISFFNMSMSDMGNYTCMVIFKYAGKNYTASLTTKIAVINGDETQKKPEVISPRDNTVHVKPGERMKLDCIVFIGTEDTRSETSMYWTINDSYTWTYPQIHENVTFERKDDNNVYGHSTLIIPEVLPEFFGVIFKCIVRNPSGEDMGVVHLRQDDDNTIQIVLIVSVLVVVVVTVLFMVFKADIILAYHDLAGTGKAANDDGKAYDAYVSCYPGHGPGSSRVEDLALRLLPEVLEQQHNIRLFIHGRDDTDDEVNLAAMTDVIGQSRTVVLILHRLSPANQENQALVPISQGRDMLNASQCEDLCSAIAQCRVPVILVEGEKNVDYSLLPECLQAVRSLSVLRWSPTARPSGRFWKQLRYRMT; via the exons ATGGAAACAGTAGTGTTCCTCTCTGTTGAAAGTGGATCTTGTCCGAGTCCCAACATGTTCAAGGTGGCATGGCGGGGATCCAACTTCAATTTTTCCTGTGCTGAAGAAATTCCGACATCGGGACAACTATTGCAGGTGCACTTGTGGAAG GACTGCAAATCTACAGGCTTGGAGGGCCATGAAATTAGCTTTTTTAACATGTCCATGAGTGACATGGGGAACTATACCTGTATGGTCATCTTCAAATATGCTGGGAAAAACTACACTGCTTCTCTCACTACTAAGATCGCCGTGATAAACGGTGATG AGACTCAGAAAAAGCCTGAGGTGATATCCCCTCGTGACAACACTGTACACGTCAAGCCAG GTGAGAGAATGAAGTTGGATTGTATTGTATTCATTGGTACAGAAGATACAAGGAGCGAAACGTCAATGTATTGGACTATAAATGACTCTTATACTTGGACATATCCACAGATTCATGAGAATGTGACCTT TGAGAGGAAGGATGACAATAATGTTTATGGTCATTCCACACTGATCATTCCTGAAGTTCTTCCGGAGTTCTTTGGAGTGATTTTTAAGTGCATTGTCCGCAATCCCAGCGGAGAGGATATGGGTGTGGTTCATCTCAGACAAG ATGATGATAACACCATCCAGATCGTTCTGATTGTTAGTGTCCttgttgtggttgtggttacTGTGCTGTTCATGGTGTTTAAAGCAGATATAATCTTAGCCTACCATGATCTGGCTGGCACAGGCAAAG CTGCCAATGACGACGGGAAAGCGTACGACGCATATGTGTCGTGTTATCCTGGCCACGGCCCCGGTTCCTCCAGGGTGGAGGACTTGGCCCTGAGACTCCTGCCTGAAGTCCTGGAGCAGCAGCACAACATCAGGCTCTTCATACACGGCCGCGATGATACGGACGATGAGG TGAATCTTGCTGCCATGACTGACGTCATAGGTCAGAGCAGAACAGTGGTGCTCATCCTGCACAGATTGAGTCCAGCCAACCAGGAAAACCAGGCCTTGGTTCCGATCAGCCAAGGCCGAGACATGCTGAACGCCTCGCAGTGCGAGGACCTCTGTTCCGCCATTGCTCAGTGCCGCGTCCCAGTCATTCTGGTTGAGGGAGAAAAGAACGTCGACTACTCGCTGCTGCCAGAGTGCCTCCAGGCCGTTAGGTCGCTGAGTGTGCTGAGGTGGAGCCCGACAGCGCGACCCAGTGGCCGTTTCTGGAAGCAGCTGAGATATCGCATGACCTGA
- the LOC143484534 gene encoding uncharacterized protein LOC143484534 isoform X1, with the protein MFGHKRRSPRWWVRDRQRTQVEAGTHADPCHGHDGETLPMDEDIFEMPHSPIRESRHHAQQALHRAHRVYAFTFSQTFSSATKVVEVTLQHKSAYRGLESEHCWVLNNVFYNIDAELTLHYCGNAKAVAWIKRNETSITEATIYLCTQSTTSSVQNIFLQKEVSVTYKGVSIDSDGLFRLHESNHTQTLETPDPAVFSTSPDPPRGPPPRPPPGF; encoded by the exons ATGTTTGGACATAAACGTAGATCACCAAG GTGGTGGGTCCGAGATCGCCAGCGGACGCAGGTCGAAGCTGGAACTCATGCCGACCCCTGCCACG GACATGATGGGGAGACTCTTCCAATGGACGAGGACATCTTTGAAATGCCCCATTCCCCCATCCGAGAG TCGAGGCATCATGCTCAGCAAGCTTTGCACAGAGCACACAGGGTGTATGCCTTCACCTTCTCACAGACGTTTTCGTCAGCTACAAAG gtggtggaggtgacgcTCCAGCACAAATCTGCCTACAGGGGGCTGGAGAGTGAGCACTGCTGGGTGCTCAACAATGTATTTTACAACATAGATgcagag CTCACCCTCCACTACTGTGGCAACGCTAAAGCCGTGGCCTGGATCAAG CGCAACGAAACCAGCATCACAGAAGCAACAATATACCTGTGCACCCAGTCCACAACGTCATCAGTGCAGAATATTTTTTTG CAAAAAGAAGTTTCTGTGACGTATAAGGGTGTCTCCATCGATTCAGATGGCCTTTTCAGGTTACATGAGTCTaatcacacccagaccctggagacaccgGACCCTGCTGTTTTCTCCACCAGTCCAGACCCACCAAGAGGACCCCCTCCACGCccacctccaggcttttaa
- the LOC143484033 gene encoding interleukin-1 receptor type 1-like isoform X1 gives MTGVFLFLLSWSLSVPLSKCRGMPVMYAVQGHAFLLLCDPDQHGENVTYIWTKDNKTLKETPRIKFQGSSIWLLSTVSSDSGTYRCRSTDSSVSMETVVFLSVESGSCPSPNMFKVAWRGSNFNFSCAEEIPTSGQLLQVHLWKDCKSTGLEGHEISFFNMSMSDMGNYTCMVIFKYAGKNYTASLTTKIAVINGDETQKKPEVISPRDNTVHVKPGERMKLDCIVFIGTEDTRSETSMYWTINDSYTWTYPQIHENVTFERKDDNNVYGHSTLIIPEVLPEFFGVIFKCIVRNPSGEDMGVVHLRQDDDNTIQIVLIVSVLVVVVVTVLFMVFKADIILAYHDLAGTGKAANDDGKAYDAYVSCYPGHGPGSSRVEDLALRLLPEVLEQQHNIRLFIHGRDDTDDEVNLAAMTDVIGQSRTVVLILHRLSPANQENQALVPISQGRDMLNASQCEDLCSAIAQCRVPVILVEGEKNVDYSLLPECLQAVRSLSVLRWSPTARPSGRFWKQLRYRMT, from the exons ATGACAGGTGTCTTCTTGTTTCTTTTGAGTTGGTCTTTGTCTGTCCCACTGTCCAAATGCAGAG GCATGCCGGTGATGTACGCTGTCCAGGGCCATGCTTTCCTGCTCTTATGTGATCCAGATCAGCATGGAGAAAATGTAACGTACATTTGGACCAAGGATAACAAAACACTAAAAGAAACGCCACGAATCAAATTCCAGGGAAGTTCGATTTGGCTTTTAAGCACAGTATCGTCAGACAGCGGTACTTACAGATGTAGAAG CACAGACTCCTCTGTGTCCATGGAAACAGTAGTGTTCCTCTCTGTTGAAAGTGGATCTTGTCCGAGTCCCAACATGTTCAAGGTGGCATGGCGGGGATCCAACTTCAATTTTTCCTGTGCTGAAGAAATTCCGACATCGGGACAACTATTGCAGGTGCACTTGTGGAAG GACTGCAAATCTACAGGCTTGGAGGGCCATGAAATTAGCTTTTTTAACATGTCCATGAGTGACATGGGGAACTATACCTGTATGGTCATCTTCAAATATGCTGGGAAAAACTACACTGCTTCTCTCACTACTAAGATCGCCGTGATAAACGGTGATG AGACTCAGAAAAAGCCTGAGGTGATATCCCCTCGTGACAACACTGTACACGTCAAGCCAG GTGAGAGAATGAAGTTGGATTGTATTGTATTCATTGGTACAGAAGATACAAGGAGCGAAACGTCAATGTATTGGACTATAAATGACTCTTATACTTGGACATATCCACAGATTCATGAGAATGTGACCTT TGAGAGGAAGGATGACAATAATGTTTATGGTCATTCCACACTGATCATTCCTGAAGTTCTTCCGGAGTTCTTTGGAGTGATTTTTAAGTGCATTGTCCGCAATCCCAGCGGAGAGGATATGGGTGTGGTTCATCTCAGACAAG ATGATGATAACACCATCCAGATCGTTCTGATTGTTAGTGTCCttgttgtggttgtggttacTGTGCTGTTCATGGTGTTTAAAGCAGATATAATCTTAGCCTACCATGATCTGGCTGGCACAGGCAAAG CTGCCAATGACGACGGGAAAGCGTACGACGCATATGTGTCGTGTTATCCTGGCCACGGCCCCGGTTCCTCCAGGGTGGAGGACTTGGCCCTGAGACTCCTGCCTGAAGTCCTGGAGCAGCAGCACAACATCAGGCTCTTCATACACGGCCGCGATGATACGGACGATGAGG TGAATCTTGCTGCCATGACTGACGTCATAGGTCAGAGCAGAACAGTGGTGCTCATCCTGCACAGATTGAGTCCAGCCAACCAGGAAAACCAGGCCTTGGTTCCGATCAGCCAAGGCCGAGACATGCTGAACGCCTCGCAGTGCGAGGACCTCTGTTCCGCCATTGCTCAGTGCCGCGTCCCAGTCATTCTGGTTGAGGGAGAAAAGAACGTCGACTACTCGCTGCTGCCAGAGTGCCTCCAGGCCGTTAGGTCGCTGAGTGTGCTGAGGTGGAGCCCGACAGCGCGACCCAGTGGCCGTTTCTGGAAGCAGCTGAGATATCGCATGACCTGA